The Bombus vancouverensis nearcticus chromosome 3, iyBomVanc1_principal, whole genome shotgun sequence genomic sequence TTATATTTCTTATGCGGTCGGATAACCTATTGCGCACAAGGTCAAGTTcaaataaacattataataaaataaatttttccaaATAATTTCGAAGTAATGTGAATAATGGTTAATCCCTTGTTCCACGTGTGAATTAGTTTCTTGTTGACATTATTATTCGATCTCCATATATTTAGTTTCAGATCACATATTATTTAATACACACAGCATAACttattttttaactttaatGATATAACAACTTTTCTTGTTATACATGATTTGTAAAGAATATTTCTTTAATCATATGTTTcataaaacaatatttcattattttagaaATTGCTTATTAAATTTGTACCAAAATGCCTCAAGAAGCACATTGAATCAGTTAAAAGATACAATCTTTCCACCAAAACCAAAGAAGCCAGAACCTCCGTTTCTTCTATATGTGAAACATGTTAAATCCAAATTTCTCAAAGAAACACCTGATATGGGATATTCACTGATATTAAAGAGAGCATCCAAGGAATGGGCAGAATTAGATTTTACCGAAAAGGAATGTTTTATAGACCAATATCATACAAATTTTGAAGCATATAAGAAtgaattaaaagaatataatgaTTCTCTTACCGACGAACAAAGACAATtatggaaaaaaaagaaaaaagaatatgaaaaatataatagtaATGTAAGTAATAAACGGGTAACTGTGTTGCATTAAGtcatattattaattcatttttcattgataaattcattttttattgattaGCATAAAGTTTAAAATTAATTGCAGAAAAATGGAATGCTTGGAAAACCAAAGAAACCACCAAATGcatatttttgttatatgtcatcaaagaaaaataacaaaaatccAGATATGACTAGTAAGGTATGGCAAACTAATTTCTAATTAACTAAGGTTATTTTATCTATCAGTGATTAATAAAATCAATAATTAGGAATGGGTAAAATCATTGACCACAAGTTGGAAAGAATTATCAGAAGCAGAGAAGGAATCATATATCACAAAAGCTACTCAACTTCAGACACAATACGATAAGGATTTAGAAAAGTGGGAGATGGAAATGATACAATCTGGTCATATTGATGTTGTGAGATctaaaattttaacaaaatataagaaaactaacaaagaaaataaggaataaaaattaaagtGTTCTATTCTATTTTAACTAATTATTTCTATCCAATAAGTTAACagcaatttatttcaattatattcaaTAATGTTATTATACGTTTTGTAAGTTAATGTGGTGATAATAGAAAAGTATGTTGAATCATTTAGAAATTGCATTTAACAAAAGATTTATAAACTTATAAATGAATTTACTACACTGCATAAGCTCCTTTAAgtcattaaaataaatttaaagcaCACAATCTATCTTAGGTCAtaccataagttcgtgccgacttttgtgtttgttaagatatatcctttgtgagatttgctgggtgtttcctttttagtcttctttctatggttgtgttgatcgtttccgttgccagccggttcgggtgcgttgctattctttctctgtaccttcttgcgaaTCTGCTAATCTCTTCCTTAACCGATGGTATTCCAAGGTCTTTccgtatgtcctcgtttctaacgtaccatggggcgtttacaatTGATCcaagaattttagcttggactgtctctattttgcttatatggacttttgtgtatacatttcatgtgtcgatttataaacatacggcgataagggaccaatgcATTTGAGCTTAGCTAATCGAGAACAGGCTAAAGCAGATTTTCGTgggtataagatcgtaatatagtgaacacagtgacttctaacagtaaaaaatcatgagtgaaatgcgtatccattttcgacatctaatgttatatgaat encodes the following:
- the TFAM gene encoding mitochondrial transcription factor A, whose protein sequence is MVYFGRFIFLMRSDNLLRTRNCLLNLYQNASRSTLNQLKDTIFPPKPKKPEPPFLLYVKHVKSKFLKETPDMGYSLILKRASKEWAELDFTEKECFIDQYHTNFEAYKNELKEYNDSLTDEQRQLWKKKKKEYEKYNSNKNGMLGKPKKPPNAYFCYMSSKKNNKNPDMTSKEWVKSLTTSWKELSEAEKESYITKATQLQTQYDKDLEKWEMEMIQSGHIDVVRSKILTKYKKTNKENKE